One window of the Macaca thibetana thibetana isolate TM-01 chromosome 13, ASM2454274v1, whole genome shotgun sequence genome contains the following:
- the LOC126933678 gene encoding 60S ribosomal protein L36a-like → MVNIPKTHRIFCNKCGKHQPHEVTQYKKGKDSLYAHGKWCYDRKQSGYGGQTKLIFQKKAKTTKKIVLRLECIEPNCRSKRMLAIKRCKHFELGGDKKRKSQVIQF, encoded by the coding sequence ATGGTGAACATTCCTAAAACCCACAGGATTTTCTGTAATAAGTGTGGCAAGCACCAACCCCACGAAGTGACACAGTACAAGAAGGGCAAGGATTCTCTGTATGCCCATGGAAAGTGGTGTTATGACAGGAAGCAGAGCGGCTATGGTGGGCAAACTAAGCTGATTTTCCAGAAGAAggctaaaactacaaagaagattGTGCTAAGGCTTGAGTGCATTGAGCCCAACTGCAGATCTAAGAGAATGCTGGCTATTAAAAGATGCAAGCATTTTGAACTGGGAGgagataagaagagaaagagccaAGTAATCCAATTCTAA